The following proteins come from a genomic window of Methylorubrum populi:
- the glnT gene encoding type III glutamate--ammonia ligase, with protein MTHELEAAARERGIKYFLVSYTDLFGTQRAKLVPAAAIASTCRNGAGFAGFATWLDMSPADADLLAMPDPEGLIQLPWKPEVGWLPADLVMDGKAVEQGPRNILKRLIKEAAREGLQMKSGVECEFFLITPCGSEPADTADKQTKPCYDQSALMRRYEVITEICDAMLSLGWKPYQNDHEDANGQFEMNWDYDDALITADRHAFFKYMTRSIAEKHGFRATFMPKPFMDLTGSGCHAHVSLWRDGQNVFSDRSDEIGLSQLGYHFIGGLIHSADALAALTNPCVNSYKRINAPRTTSGATWAPNTVTYTGNNRTHMIRIPDGGRFEFRLADGAANPYLLQAGILAAGLDGIRQQRDPGQRLDINMYTDGHTVEGVKRLPLNLLDALRALEASPVLNEALGAFVPSYLKLKRQEWDDYCRHLTQWERDTTLDC; from the coding sequence ATGACGCACGAACTCGAAGCCGCCGCCCGGGAACGCGGCATCAAGTACTTCCTCGTTTCCTATACCGATCTGTTCGGCACCCAGCGCGCCAAGCTGGTGCCGGCCGCCGCGATCGCCAGCACCTGCCGCAACGGCGCGGGGTTTGCCGGCTTCGCCACCTGGCTCGACATGAGCCCGGCCGATGCCGACCTGCTGGCCATGCCCGACCCCGAGGGGCTGATCCAGCTGCCGTGGAAGCCGGAAGTCGGCTGGCTGCCCGCCGACCTCGTGATGGACGGCAAGGCGGTGGAGCAGGGCCCGCGCAACATCCTCAAGCGCCTGATCAAGGAAGCGGCCCGCGAGGGGCTGCAGATGAAGAGCGGCGTCGAGTGCGAGTTCTTCCTGATCACGCCCTGTGGCTCGGAGCCCGCCGACACCGCCGACAAGCAGACCAAGCCCTGCTACGACCAGTCGGCCCTGATGCGCCGCTACGAGGTGATCACCGAGATCTGCGACGCGATGCTGAGCCTCGGCTGGAAGCCCTACCAGAACGACCACGAGGATGCGAACGGCCAGTTCGAGATGAACTGGGACTACGACGACGCGCTGATCACCGCCGACCGGCACGCCTTCTTCAAGTACATGACCCGCTCGATCGCCGAGAAGCACGGCTTCCGCGCGACCTTCATGCCCAAACCCTTCATGGACCTGACGGGCTCCGGCTGCCACGCCCACGTCTCGCTCTGGCGCGACGGCCAGAACGTCTTCTCCGACCGCTCGGACGAGATCGGCCTGTCGCAGCTCGGCTACCACTTCATCGGCGGCCTGATCCACTCCGCCGACGCGCTGGCCGCGCTCACCAATCCCTGCGTGAATTCCTACAAGCGCATCAACGCGCCCCGCACGACCTCCGGCGCGACCTGGGCGCCCAACACCGTGACCTACACGGGCAACAACCGCACCCACATGATCCGCATTCCCGATGGCGGGCGCTTCGAGTTCCGCCTCGCGGACGGGGCGGCCAACCCCTACCTGCTCCAGGCCGGCATCCTCGCCGCCGGCCTCGACGGCATCCGTCAGCAGCGCGATCCGGGCCAGCGCCTCGACATCAACATGTACACCGACGGGCACACGGTCGAGGGCGTGAAGCGCCTGCCGCTCAACCTGCTCGACGCGCTGCGCGCCCTCGAGGCGAGCCCGGTCCTCAACGAGGCGCTCGGCGCCTTCGTGCCGAGCTACCTCAAGCTCAAGCGCCAGGAATGGGACGATTACTGCCGCCATCTGACGCAATGGGAGCGCGACACCACGCTCGATTGCTGA
- a CDS encoding FMN-binding glutamate synthase family protein has protein sequence MTDHRQPPRTKPRLSATFTPDVMSEIRRAAATGIYDIRGAGAKRALPHFDDLLFLGASISRYPLEGYRERCGTEVVLGARFASKPIHLKTPVTIAGMSFGSLSANAKEALGRGATIAGTSTTTGDGGMTPEERGHSKTLVYQYLPSRYGMNPDDLRKADAIEVVIGQGAKPGGGGMLLGQKITERVAGMRCLPPGVDQRSACRHPDWTGPDDLAIKIEELREITDWEKPIYVKVGASRPYYDTALAAKSGADVVVLDGMQGGTAATQDVFIEHVGIPTLAAIRPAVQALQDLGLHRKVQLVVSGGIRSGADVAKVLALGADAVAIGTAALIALGDNDPRWQAEYEALGTTAGAYDDWHEGRDPAGITTQDPELAKRLDPELAGRRLANYLAVMTLEAQTIARACGKSHLHNLEPEDLVALTIEAAAMAQVPLAGTGWIPGKTGM, from the coding sequence ATGACCGATCATCGCCAGCCTCCGCGCACCAAGCCGCGCCTGTCGGCGACCTTCACCCCCGACGTGATGTCCGAGATCCGCCGCGCGGCGGCGACCGGCATCTACGACATCCGCGGCGCCGGGGCGAAGCGGGCGCTGCCCCATTTCGACGACCTGCTGTTCCTCGGCGCCTCGATCAGCCGTTACCCGCTCGAGGGCTACCGCGAGCGCTGCGGCACCGAGGTGGTGCTGGGCGCGCGCTTCGCCTCCAAGCCCATCCACCTGAAGACGCCGGTCACCATCGCCGGCATGAGCTTCGGCTCGCTCTCGGCCAACGCCAAGGAGGCGCTCGGGCGCGGCGCCACCATCGCCGGCACCTCGACCACCACCGGCGACGGCGGCATGACGCCGGAGGAGCGCGGACATTCCAAGACCCTGGTCTACCAGTACCTGCCGTCGCGCTACGGCATGAACCCGGACGACCTGCGCAAGGCCGACGCCATCGAGGTCGTGATCGGCCAGGGCGCCAAGCCCGGCGGCGGCGGCATGCTGCTCGGCCAGAAGATCACCGAGCGCGTCGCCGGCATGCGCTGCCTGCCGCCGGGCGTCGACCAGCGCTCCGCCTGCCGCCATCCGGACTGGACCGGGCCGGACGACCTCGCGATCAAGATCGAGGAACTGCGCGAGATCACCGACTGGGAGAAGCCGATCTACGTCAAGGTCGGCGCGAGCCGCCCCTATTACGATACGGCGCTGGCGGCCAAGTCCGGCGCCGACGTGGTGGTGCTCGACGGCATGCAGGGCGGCACCGCCGCGACGCAGGACGTGTTCATCGAGCATGTCGGCATTCCGACGCTCGCCGCGATCCGCCCCGCCGTGCAGGCGCTGCAGGATCTCGGCCTGCATCGCAAGGTGCAGCTCGTTGTCTCCGGCGGCATCCGCTCCGGCGCGGATGTGGCGAAGGTGCTGGCGCTCGGCGCCGATGCGGTCGCCATCGGCACCGCCGCCCTGATCGCGCTGGGCGACAACGATCCCCGCTGGCAGGCGGAGTACGAGGCGCTCGGCACCACGGCCGGCGCCTACGACGACTGGCACGAGGGGCGCGACCCCGCCGGCATCACCACGCAGGATCCGGAACTCGCCAAGCGCCTCGATCCGGAACTCGCCGGCCGCCGGCTCGCCAACTACCTCGCGGTGATGACGCTGGAGGCCCAGACCATCGCCCGCGCCTGCGGCAAGAGCCACCTGCACAACCTCGAACCCGAGGATCTGGTGGCGCTCACCATCGAGGCCGCGGCGATGGCGCAGGTGCCGCTCGCCGGCACCGGCTGGATTCCCGGCAAGACCGGCATGTGA
- a CDS encoding protein glxC: MPSFDLRTAPLRELNRTLHALRPDTNETHWTVTGPDGRHAIAAGLDAPISVEIEGNVGYYCAGMNKLATVLVNGNAGVGVAENMISGLVHVRGDASQSAGATAHGGMLIIDGNAGARCGISMKGVDIVVKGSIGHMSAFMAQAGTLTVLGDAGEALGDSLYEAKLYVRGSVKSLGADCIEKPMRDEHLRELADKLAAAGLAGEVSPSEFRRYGSARTLYHFHVDNAGAY, from the coding sequence ATGCCGAGCTTCGACCTGCGGACCGCGCCGCTGCGCGAGCTGAACCGAACCCTGCACGCCCTGCGGCCCGACACCAACGAGACCCACTGGACCGTCACCGGTCCGGATGGACGCCACGCCATCGCCGCCGGGCTCGACGCGCCGATCAGCGTCGAGATCGAGGGCAATGTCGGCTATTACTGCGCCGGCATGAACAAGCTCGCCACCGTTCTCGTCAACGGCAATGCGGGCGTCGGTGTCGCCGAGAACATGATCTCCGGCCTCGTCCACGTGCGCGGCGATGCCAGCCAGTCGGCCGGCGCGACGGCGCATGGCGGCATGCTCATCATCGACGGCAATGCAGGCGCCCGCTGCGGCATCTCGATGAAGGGCGTCGACATCGTCGTGAAGGGCTCGATCGGCCACATGTCGGCCTTCATGGCCCAGGCCGGGACGCTGACCGTGCTGGGTGACGCCGGCGAGGCGCTGGGCGACTCGCTCTACGAGGCGAAGCTCTACGTACGCGGCTCGGTCAAGAGCCTGGGCGCCGACTGCATCGAGAAGCCCATGCGCGACGAGCACCTGCGGGAACTCGCCGACAAGCTCGCCGCCGCCGGGCTGGCCGGGGAAGTGAGCCCGAGCGAGTTCCGCCGCTACGGCTCGGCCCGCACCCTCTACCACTTCCACGTCGACAACGCCGGAGCCTACTGA
- a CDS encoding class II glutamine amidotransferase, translated as MCGIVGLFLKNPKLEPQLGAMLSKMLETMTDRGPDSAGFAVYGSDGVSDAGSVKLTLRGPGPEALRGAVTGLEQALSLSAEATERDTHTVLAVPAEREDEIRAWLKANAPGIDVVSAGRRMEIYKEVGLPAAVAERFALENMSGTHGIGHTRMATESAVTTNGAHPFSTGTDECLVHNGSLSNHNDLRRRLRHEGLSFATQNDTEVAAGYLSWRMREGASLKEALESSLTDLDGFFTFVVGTETGFAVVRDPIACKPAVMAETDDYVAFGSEYRALVGLPGIDKARVFEPEPAKVYAWERESGERH; from the coding sequence ATGTGCGGTATTGTCGGACTATTCCTCAAGAATCCGAAGCTTGAACCGCAGCTCGGCGCGATGCTGTCCAAGATGCTCGAGACGATGACCGATCGCGGCCCCGACAGCGCCGGCTTCGCGGTCTACGGCTCGGATGGCGTCTCGGATGCGGGCAGCGTCAAGCTGACCCTGCGCGGCCCCGGCCCGGAGGCGCTGCGCGGCGCGGTCACGGGGCTGGAGCAGGCACTGTCCCTCTCCGCCGAGGCGACCGAGCGCGACACCCACACCGTCCTCGCCGTCCCCGCCGAGCGCGAGGACGAGATCCGGGCCTGGCTCAAGGCCAACGCCCCCGGCATCGACGTGGTGAGCGCGGGCCGGCGCATGGAGATCTACAAGGAGGTCGGGCTGCCGGCCGCCGTGGCCGAGCGCTTCGCCCTGGAGAACATGTCCGGCACCCACGGCATCGGCCACACCCGCATGGCGACCGAGAGCGCGGTGACGACCAACGGCGCCCACCCGTTCTCCACCGGCACCGACGAGTGCCTCGTCCATAACGGCTCGCTGTCGAACCACAACGACCTGCGCCGCCGCCTCCGCCATGAGGGCCTGAGCTTCGCCACGCAGAACGACACCGAGGTCGCCGCCGGCTATCTCAGCTGGCGCATGCGCGAGGGCGCCTCGCTCAAGGAAGCGCTCGAATCGAGCCTGACCGATCTCGATGGCTTCTTCACCTTCGTGGTCGGCACCGAGACGGGCTTCGCCGTGGTGCGCGACCCCATCGCCTGCAAGCCCGCCGTGATGGCCGAGACCGACGACTATGTCGCCTTCGGCTCCGAGTACCGGGCGCTGGTCGGCCTGCCCGGCATCGATAAGGCCCGGGTGTTCGAGCCCGAGCCGGCCAAGGTCTACGCGTGGGAACGCGAATCCGGGGAGCGCCACTGA
- a CDS encoding GlxA family transcriptional regulator: MRTEPEARARPGPKPPRVEHPATLTVGFVLVPDFPLMAYTAAVEPLRAANTLSGCELYRWWHAAPGGGVVQASNGLGILTDVAVGSSDIAADRVFVCAGGNPAEFDDPALFAWLRGLARRGVTLGGISGGPYLLARAGLLSGRRCTLHWEHVPAFEERYPDIEVVRSLFEIQGERITCSGGIAALDLMLDLIGRDHGAGLAAGVSDWFLHNQIREGLSPQRMDLRQRFGVRDPRLLRVLAAMEANLEAPLAREVLAGLARVSVRQLERLFREGLGQGLHRHYLDLRLDRAHQLGRESALSRAEIAAATGFASADELSRAERRRRRQGAEI; encoded by the coding sequence ATGCGAACCGAGCCCGAAGCCCGCGCCCGGCCGGGGCCGAAGCCGCCGCGGGTGGAACACCCCGCGACCCTGACGGTCGGCTTCGTGCTGGTGCCGGACTTTCCGCTGATGGCCTACACGGCGGCGGTCGAGCCGCTGCGGGCGGCCAACACCCTGTCGGGCTGCGAACTGTATCGCTGGTGGCACGCCGCGCCCGGCGGCGGCGTGGTGCAGGCCTCGAACGGGCTCGGCATCCTCACCGACGTCGCGGTCGGCTCAAGCGACATCGCCGCCGACCGCGTCTTCGTCTGCGCCGGCGGCAATCCGGCCGAGTTCGACGATCCCGCCCTCTTCGCGTGGCTGCGCGGGCTCGCCCGGCGCGGGGTGACGCTGGGGGGCATTTCCGGCGGCCCCTATCTGCTGGCCCGCGCCGGCCTGCTCTCGGGCCGGCGCTGCACGCTGCACTGGGAGCACGTGCCGGCCTTCGAGGAGCGCTATCCCGACATCGAGGTGGTCCGCTCGCTGTTCGAGATCCAGGGCGAGCGGATCACCTGCTCCGGCGGCATCGCCGCCCTCGACCTGATGCTCGACCTGATCGGCCGCGACCACGGCGCCGGGCTCGCGGCGGGGGTCAGCGACTGGTTCCTGCACAATCAGATCCGCGAGGGGTTGAGCCCGCAGCGGATGGACCTGCGCCAGCGCTTCGGCGTGCGCGACCCGCGCCTGCTGCGGGTGCTCGCGGCGATGGAGGCCAACCTCGAAGCGCCGCTCGCCCGCGAGGTCCTGGCCGGTCTCGCGCGCGTCTCGGTGCGGCAGCTGGAGCGGCTGTTTCGCGAAGGGCTCGGGCAGGGTCTCCACCGCCACTACCTCGACCTGCGCCTGGACCGGGCGCACCAGCTCGGCCGCGAGAGCGCGCTGAGCCGCGCCGAAATCGCCGCGGCGACGGGTTTCGCGAGCGCGGACGAGCTATCGCGGGCCGAGCGTCGGCGCCGGCGGCAGGGAGCGGAAATCTGA
- a CDS encoding sarcosine oxidase subunit beta family protein has product MRYSLFSVLGQALRGQRDWTPQWRDAAPQEAYDVVIVGGGGHGLATAYYLAKEHGITRVAVLEKSHVGSGNVGRNTTIVRSNYGLPGNIPFYERSMKLWEGLEQDINYNAMVSQRGVLNLYHSDAQRDAYARRGNAMRLAGIDAELLDREGVRAMVPFIDFDNARFPVKGGLIQHRGGTVRHDAVAWGYARAASDRGVDIVQNCAVTGIRRENGRVTGVETSRGFIRAGKVALSVAGSSSLLAGMVDMRLPIESHVLQAFVSEGVKPLIDCVMTFGAGHFYVSQSDKGGLVFGGDIDGYNSYASRGNLHTIEDVMEGGMALWPGLGRLRLLRHWGGIMDMSMDGSPIIDRTDIGGLYLNAGWCYGGFKATPAAGFCFAHLIARDEPHADASAYRLDRFATGHLIDEKGMGAQPNLH; this is encoded by the coding sequence ATGCGCTACTCCCTCTTCAGCGTGCTCGGACAGGCCTTGCGCGGCCAGCGCGATTGGACGCCGCAATGGCGCGACGCGGCCCCGCAGGAGGCCTACGACGTGGTGATCGTCGGCGGCGGCGGGCACGGGCTCGCCACCGCCTACTACCTCGCCAAGGAACACGGGATCACCCGCGTCGCCGTGCTGGAGAAGAGCCACGTCGGCTCCGGCAATGTCGGGCGCAACACCACCATCGTGCGCTCCAACTACGGCCTGCCCGGCAACATCCCGTTCTACGAGCGGTCGATGAAGCTCTGGGAGGGGCTGGAGCAGGACATCAACTACAACGCCATGGTCAGTCAGCGCGGCGTGCTGAACCTGTACCATTCCGACGCCCAGCGCGACGCCTATGCGCGGCGCGGCAACGCCATGCGGCTCGCCGGCATCGATGCCGAACTGCTCGACCGCGAGGGCGTGCGGGCGATGGTCCCGTTCATCGACTTCGACAATGCGCGCTTCCCCGTGAAGGGCGGCCTCATCCAGCACCGCGGCGGCACCGTGCGCCACGACGCGGTGGCCTGGGGCTATGCCCGCGCGGCGAGTGACCGCGGCGTCGACATCGTCCAGAACTGCGCCGTCACCGGCATCCGCCGCGAGAACGGGCGCGTCACCGGGGTCGAGACCAGCCGCGGCTTCATCCGCGCGGGGAAGGTGGCGCTGTCGGTGGCCGGCTCGTCGTCGCTGCTCGCCGGCATGGTCGACATGCGCCTGCCGATCGAGAGCCACGTCTTGCAGGCCTTCGTCAGCGAGGGCGTGAAGCCCCTGATCGACTGCGTCATGACTTTTGGGGCCGGCCATTTCTACGTCAGCCAGTCGGACAAGGGCGGCCTCGTCTTCGGCGGCGACATCGACGGCTACAATTCCTATGCGAGCCGCGGCAACCTCCACACCATCGAGGACGTGATGGAAGGCGGCATGGCGCTCTGGCCGGGGCTCGGGCGGCTGCGGCTGCTGCGCCACTGGGGCGGCATCATGGACATGTCGATGGATGGCTCGCCCATCATCGACCGCACCGACATCGGCGGCCTCTACCTCAATGCCGGCTGGTGCTACGGCGGCTTCAAGGCGACGCCGGCCGCCGGCTTCTGCTTCGCCCACCTGATCGCCCGCGACGAACCGCACGCGGATGCCAGCGCCTACCGCCTCGACCGCTTCGCCACCGGCCACCTCATCGACGAGAAGGGCATGGGCGCCCAGCCCAACCTGCATTGA
- a CDS encoding sarcosine oxidase subunit delta: MRIRCPYCGERDNGEFSYLGDAAPRRPDGMEASAQAMHDYVYLRDNPAGTLRELWYHAAGCRSWLVVTRDTRTHAIEAVEPARDVARARRSGEAA; this comes from the coding sequence ATGCGCATCCGGTGCCCCTATTGCGGCGAGCGCGACAACGGGGAGTTCAGCTATCTCGGCGACGCCGCGCCCCGGCGCCCCGACGGGATGGAGGCCTCGGCGCAAGCCATGCACGACTACGTCTACCTGCGCGACAACCCCGCCGGGACGCTCCGCGAACTCTGGTACCACGCCGCCGGATGCCGCTCCTGGCTGGTCGTGACCCGCGACACCCGCACCCACGCCATCGAGGCGGTCGAACCGGCGCGCGACGTCGCGCGGGCCCGCCGCTCGGGAGAGGCCGCATGA
- a CDS encoding sarcosine oxidase subunit alpha family protein: MTTLALQRAEAPVSATSADQPFRTATGGLIDRNRPRDFTFDGRRLTGFHGDTLASALLANGVRLVGRSFKYHRPRGILSAGSEEPNALVELRSGARREPNTRATMAELYEGLEATSQNRWPSLAVDALSVNALLSPVFAAGFYYKTFMWPAAFWEKLYEPMIRRAAGLGRAADAPDPDTYDHAHAHCDVLVIGGGPTGLSAALAAGRSGARVILVDEDFATGGRLLAERREIGGVSGAEWAARAVAELESLPEVRILTRTTLFGVYDHGAYGAVERVSDHLAVPAPHAPRQRLWRIVARRAVLAAGAIERPHVFGGNDRPGVMLAGAVRTYLNRYGVLPGRRLAVFTSSDDGWRTAADVIAAGGGLAAVIDTRTSVPPHLRRMAEAAGARVVTGGYVAGTKGHLGLSAIQVVDGYHSTETIACDGLAMANGWNPVVHLDSHLSRRPVWDEAIHAFVPGALPSGMQAAGAAAGRFTLAECLETGARAGAEAATACGFSATAESAPTTDPESVAHTPLWRAPKPRGKAFVDFQNDVAASDVELAHREGFRAVELLKRYTTLGMATDQGKTSNLAGLSIMAELTGKDIPSVGTTVFRPPFTPVAIGAFADHHRGKEFRATRHVPSHAWAEENGCVFVETGLWLRPAYFPRAGETDWLDTVVREVETVRARVGICDVTTLGKIDIQGRDALAFIERVCANPFATLPVGKARYAVLLREDGFVMDDGTVARLAETHYVMTASTANAARVMQHLEFCRQWLWPELDVQLASVSEQWAQYAIAGPRARDTLRRIVDPGFDIGNEAFPFLASAEITVGGGIPARLFRISFSGELAYELAVPAAYGDAAWRAVMQAGLPYGITAYGSEALSVMRIEKGHAAGAEINGQTTARDLGLGGMLAKKKDYIGRLMKERPALTDPDRPILAGFRPVDPSDRLRAGAHFLALDAEPSLEADEGVMTSVAYSPSLRSWIGIGLIRRGTERHGERVRAYDPVRGADIEVEICSPVFVDPKEEKLRV, translated from the coding sequence ATGACCACGCTCGCCCTTCAGCGCGCGGAGGCGCCCGTTTCCGCGACCTCGGCCGATCAGCCGTTCCGCACCGCCACCGGCGGCCTGATCGACCGGAACCGGCCGCGCGACTTCACCTTCGACGGGCGGCGCCTCACCGGCTTCCACGGCGACACGCTGGCCTCGGCGCTGCTGGCCAACGGCGTGCGCCTCGTCGGCCGCTCGTTCAAGTATCACCGGCCCCGCGGCATCCTCTCGGCCGGCTCGGAGGAGCCGAACGCCCTGGTGGAGCTGCGCTCCGGGGCGCGACGCGAGCCCAACACCCGCGCCACCATGGCGGAACTCTATGAGGGGCTGGAGGCGACGAGCCAGAACCGCTGGCCGTCGCTGGCCGTCGATGCGCTCTCGGTCAACGCGCTGCTCTCGCCGGTCTTCGCGGCCGGCTTCTACTACAAGACCTTCATGTGGCCGGCGGCCTTCTGGGAGAAGCTCTACGAGCCGATGATCCGGCGCGCGGCGGGCCTCGGCCGGGCCGCCGACGCGCCCGATCCCGACACCTACGACCACGCCCACGCCCATTGCGACGTGCTCGTCATCGGCGGCGGCCCGACCGGCCTGTCGGCGGCGCTCGCCGCCGGCCGCTCCGGGGCGCGGGTGATCCTGGTGGACGAGGATTTCGCCACAGGCGGGCGCCTGCTCGCCGAGCGGCGCGAGATCGGCGGCGTGAGCGGGGCCGAGTGGGCCGCCCGCGCGGTCGCCGAACTGGAGAGCCTGCCCGAGGTGCGCATCCTGACGCGCACCACCCTGTTCGGCGTCTACGATCACGGTGCCTACGGCGCGGTGGAGCGCGTCTCCGACCATCTCGCGGTGCCGGCTCCCCACGCGCCGCGCCAGCGGCTGTGGCGGATCGTGGCCCGGCGGGCGGTGCTCGCGGCCGGCGCCATCGAGCGCCCGCACGTGTTCGGCGGCAACGACCGGCCCGGCGTGATGCTGGCCGGCGCGGTGCGGACCTATCTCAACCGCTACGGCGTGCTGCCGGGCCGGCGCCTCGCCGTGTTCACGTCGAGCGACGACGGCTGGCGCACCGCCGCCGACGTGATCGCCGCCGGCGGCGGGCTCGCGGCGGTGATCGACACCCGCACCTCCGTCCCGCCGCATCTGCGCCGGATGGCGGAGGCGGCCGGGGCGCGGGTGGTAACCGGCGGGTACGTCGCCGGTACCAAGGGCCATCTCGGCTTGAGCGCGATCCAGGTCGTGGACGGCTACCACAGCACGGAGACGATCGCCTGCGACGGTCTCGCCATGGCCAATGGCTGGAATCCGGTCGTCCACCTCGACTCGCACCTGTCGCGCCGGCCGGTCTGGGACGAGGCGATCCACGCCTTCGTGCCGGGCGCCCTCCCCTCCGGCATGCAGGCCGCCGGCGCCGCCGCCGGGCGCTTCACCCTGGCCGAATGCCTGGAGACCGGCGCCCGGGCCGGTGCCGAGGCCGCGACCGCCTGCGGCTTCAGCGCCACGGCCGAGTCCGCCCCGACCACCGATCCGGAGAGCGTGGCCCACACGCCGCTGTGGCGCGCTCCGAAGCCCCGTGGAAAAGCCTTCGTCGATTTCCAGAACGACGTGGCCGCCTCCGACGTGGAACTCGCCCACCGCGAGGGGTTTCGCGCCGTCGAGCTGCTGAAGCGCTACACCACCCTCGGCATGGCGACCGACCAGGGCAAGACCTCGAACCTCGCCGGCCTCTCGATCATGGCCGAACTCACTGGCAAGGACATCCCGAGCGTCGGCACCACGGTGTTCCGCCCGCCCTTCACGCCGGTGGCCATCGGTGCGTTCGCCGACCATCACCGCGGCAAGGAGTTCCGCGCCACCCGCCACGTCCCGTCCCATGCCTGGGCCGAGGAGAATGGCTGCGTCTTCGTCGAGACCGGGCTGTGGCTGCGCCCGGCCTACTTCCCGCGCGCCGGCGAGACCGACTGGCTCGACACGGTGGTGCGCGAGGTCGAGACCGTGCGCGCCCGCGTCGGGATCTGCGACGTCACCACGCTCGGCAAGATCGACATCCAGGGCCGCGACGCGCTGGCCTTCATCGAGCGGGTCTGCGCCAACCCCTTCGCGACGCTCCCCGTCGGCAAGGCGCGCTACGCCGTGCTCCTGCGCGAGGACGGCTTCGTCATGGATGACGGCACCGTCGCGCGGCTCGCCGAGACGCACTACGTCATGACCGCCTCGACGGCGAACGCTGCGCGGGTGATGCAGCATCTCGAATTTTGCCGGCAATGGTTATGGCCGGAGCTCGACGTGCAGCTCGCCTCGGTGAGCGAGCAATGGGCGCAATATGCCATCGCCGGCCCCCGTGCCCGCGATACGCTCCGCCGCATCGTCGATCCCGGCTTCGACATCGGAAACGAAGCCTTCCCGTTCCTGGCCAGCGCCGAGATCACCGTCGGCGGCGGCATCCCGGCCCGGCTGTTCCGCATCTCGTTCTCCGGCGAACTCGCCTACGAACTGGCGGTGCCGGCGGCCTATGGCGACGCCGCGTGGCGGGCGGTCATGCAGGCGGGCCTGCCCTACGGCATCACCGCCTACGGCTCGGAAGCGCTCTCGGTGATGCGCATCGAGAAGGGCCACGCGGCCGGTGCCGAGATCAACGGCCAGACCACGGCGCGTGACCTCGGCCTCGGCGGCATGCTCGCCAAGAAGAAGGACTATATCGGCCGCCTGATGAAGGAGCGCCCCGCGCTCACCGATCCGGACCGGCCGATCCTGGCCGGTTTTCGCCCGGTCGATCCCAGCGACCGGTTGCGGGCGGGCGCGCATTTCCTGGCGCTCGACGCGGAGCCGAGCCTGGAGGCCGACGAGGGCGTGATGACCTCGGTGGCCTACTCGCCGAGCCTGCGGAGCTGGATCGGCATCGGCCTGATCCGGCGCGGGACGGAGCGCCACGGCGAGCGGGTGCGCGCCTACGATCCGGTGCGCGGCGCCGATATCGAGGTCGAGATCTGCTCGCCCGTCTTCGTCGATCCCAAGGAGGAGAAGCTGCGTGTCTGA
- a CDS encoding sarcosine oxidase subunit gamma, which yields MSEPATNRATASPWQPRSAWGGAVRAGRHGTAQGPAGIRLTPRNGFGLATLIAAEGKEADLQAALTKCLGLSLPEAGAAHLEGERGLIWSAPGQWLAVAPSPHDLRELPDALRGIAAVTDQSDSRALVRVSGPQARAMLAKGVAVDLHPRAFGPCRAAVTSIAHIGVQLWQRDAGPTYDIAVARSFAGSFWHWLEHAAAEFGTEVEGVSGH from the coding sequence GTGTCTGAGCCGGCAACGAACCGAGCGACCGCCTCTCCGTGGCAGCCGCGTAGTGCTTGGGGCGGCGCGGTGCGCGCCGGACGGCACGGCACGGCGCAGGGGCCGGCGGGCATCCGTCTGACGCCCCGCAATGGCTTCGGCCTCGCCACCCTCATCGCGGCGGAAGGAAAGGAAGCCGACTTACAAGCGGCTCTGACCAAGTGCCTCGGCCTATCCCTGCCGGAGGCCGGCGCGGCGCATCTCGAGGGCGAGCGCGGCCTGATCTGGTCCGCCCCCGGCCAGTGGCTCGCGGTGGCGCCGTCGCCGCACGACCTTCGGGAGCTGCCGGACGCCCTGCGCGGCATCGCCGCCGTCACCGACCAAAGCGACAGCCGCGCCCTGGTGCGGGTCTCCGGGCCGCAGGCGCGCGCCATGCTCGCCAAGGGCGTCGCCGTCGATCTCCATCCCCGCGCCTTCGGGCCGTGCCGGGCGGCGGTGACGAGCATCGCCCATATCGGCGTGCAGCTCTGGCAGCGCGACGCGGGCCCGACCTACGACATTGCCGTAGCCCGCAGCTTCGCCGGCAGTTTCTGGCACTGGCTGGAGCACGCCGCGGCCGAGTTCGGCACCGAGGTCGAGGGCGTGTCGGGACACTGA